The following proteins are co-located in the Mobula hypostoma chromosome 4, sMobHyp1.1, whole genome shotgun sequence genome:
- the LOC134345385 gene encoding uncharacterized protein DDB_G0292642-like isoform X6 — MSYGEILLYRQLSPDFSGDDDPNVYRVEMSCGHAVDPISLTEWCRTRISQGYFKFHCPALIDETNEGCGEEWSYMEVCRHALLSVEERQIFEEKLATLAASSYCEYKQCPRCKSYVERKDETNISVICSICTANDGTPFEFCWQCMKKWKGPAPRSDKCDNEGCTNIQLEPLKILKSCKTETLPYSSIQNCPIIRACPTCGLLIEHQDKCRYLVCIRCHVEFCFACLNTKAICSESSEYSFRCALPVAPRQTSIPVWNHTENQTSNPTSDSYSFGSPNLTRNPSLKYTLTYILNHFENQTLNSHLNSNSHPKDKSCIIL, encoded by the exons GAGATGATGACCCAAATGTCTACAGAGTGGAAATGTCCTGTGGACATGCTGTGGATCCCATTTCACTCACGGAATGGTGTCGGACCCGTATAAGCCAG GGTTATTTTAAATTCCACTGCCCTGCATTAATAGATGAGACAAatgaaggatgtggagaggaatggTCCTACATGGAGGTGTGCAGACACGCATTGCTCTCTGTTGAGGAACGGCAGATTTTTGAAGAGAAGCTTGCCACTCTCGCTGCTTCAAGTTACTGTGAATACAAACAG TGTCCTAGGTGTAAGAGTTATGTGGAAAGGAAAGATGAGACGAACATATCAGTGATTTGTTCAATCTGCACGGCCAACGATGGAaccccttttgaattttgctggCAATGTATGAAGAAGTGGAAAGGCCCAGCTCCACGCTCTGATAAATGTGATAATGAAGGATGCACTAATATTCAGCTGGAACCCTTGAAAATCTTGAAAAGTTGTAAAACAGAAACTTTACCTTACAGCAGTATTCAAAATTGTCCTATAATCCGTGCTTGTCCCACTTGTGGTTTGCTTATAGAACATCAAGATAAGTGCAGATATCTCGTGTGCATCAGATGCCATGTGGAATTTTGCTTTGCCTGCCTTAACACAAAGGCAATTTGCAGTGAATCATCTGAGTATTCTTTTCGTTGTGCTTTACCTGTAGCCCCAAGGCAAACAAGTATTCCAGTGTGGAATCATACTGAAAATCAGACCTCCAATCCCACTTCAGATTCCTATTCATTTGGCAGTCCAAATCTCACTCGAAATCCCTCTCTAAAATACACTCTTACTTATATTCTAAATCATTTTGAAAATCAAACTTTAAATTCCCATTTAAATTCTAATAGCCATCCCAAGGACAAGAGTTGTATAATTCTATAA
- the LOC134345385 gene encoding uncharacterized protein LOC134345385 isoform X4 yields MLNTRRREDFTDANNSSETICTSKEVKGINRLLFEGVVGGFTFHCICLMQPTIVVSDLHKLPSWEGASNMSSCGGMNSDIICNRLKFVKRPDEITGDDDPNVYRVEMSCGHAVDPISLTEWCRTRISQGYFKFHCPALIDETNEGCGEEWSYMEVCRHALLSVEERQIFEEKLATLAASSYCEYKQKWKGPAPRSDKCDNEGCTNIQLEPLKILKSCKTETLPYSSIQNCPIIRACPTCGLLIEHQDKCRYLVCIRCHVEFCFACLNTKAICSESSEYSFRCALPVAPRQTSIPVWNHTENQTSNPTSDSYSFGSPNLTRNPSLKYTLTYILNHFENQTLNSHLNSNSHPKDKSCIIL; encoded by the exons ATGTTAAACACGAGGAGAAGGGAAGATTTTACCGATGCAAACAATAGTTCGGAGACAATTTGCACTAGTAAGGAAGTTAAAGGAATAAACCGCCTCCTTTTCGAGGGAGTGGTCGGAGGGTTTACATTTCACTGCATTTGTTTGATGCAACCTACAATCGTAGTTTCTGATCTACACAAACTCCCCTCTTGGGAAGGTGCATCCAATATGAGCAGCTGCGGAGGAATGAACAGCGATATCATTTGCAACAGATTGAAATTTGTTAAGCGACCGGACGAGATCACAG GAGATGATGACCCAAATGTCTACAGAGTGGAAATGTCCTGTGGACATGCTGTGGATCCCATTTCACTCACGGAATGGTGTCGGACCCGTATAAGCCAG GGTTATTTTAAATTCCACTGCCCTGCATTAATAGATGAGACAAatgaaggatgtggagaggaatggTCCTACATGGAGGTGTGCAGACACGCATTGCTCTCTGTTGAGGAACGGCAGATTTTTGAAGAGAAGCTTGCCACTCTCGCTGCTTCAAGTTACTGTGAATACAAACAG AAGTGGAAAGGCCCAGCTCCACGCTCTGATAAATGTGATAATGAAGGATGCACTAATATTCAGCTGGAACCCTTGAAAATCTTGAAAAGTTGTAAAACAGAAACTTTACCTTACAGCAGTATTCAAAATTGTCCTATAATCCGTGCTTGTCCCACTTGTGGTTTGCTTATAGAACATCAAGATAAGTGCAGATATCTCGTGTGCATCAGATGCCATGTGGAATTTTGCTTTGCCTGCCTTAACACAAAGGCAATTTGCAGTGAATCATCTGAGTATTCTTTTCGTTGTGCTTTACCTGTAGCCCCAAGGCAAACAAGTATTCCAGTGTGGAATCATACTGAAAATCAGACCTCCAATCCCACTTCAGATTCCTATTCATTTGGCAGTCCAAATCTCACTCGAAATCCCTCTCTAAAATACACTCTTACTTATATTCTAAATCATTTTGAAAATCAAACTTTAAATTCCCATTTAAATTCTAATAGCCATCCCAAGGACAAGAGTTGTATAATTCTATAA
- the LOC134345385 gene encoding uncharacterized protein LOC134345385 isoform X3: protein MLNTRRREDFTDANNSSETICTSKEVKGINRLLFEGVVGGFTFHCICLMQPTIVVSDLHKLPSWEGASNMSSCGGMNSDIICNRLKFVKRPDEITGDDDPNVYRVEMSCGHAVDPISLTEWCRTRISQGYFKFHCPALIDETNEGCGEEWSYMEVCRHALLSVEERQIFEEKLATLAASSYCEYKQCPRCKSYVERKDETNISVICSICTANDGTPFEFCWQCMKKWKGPAPRSDKCDNEGCTNIQLEPLKILKSCKTETLPYSSIQNCPIIRACPTCGLLIEHQDKCRYLVCIRCHVEFCFACLNTKAICSESSEYSFRCALPVAPRQTSIPVWNHTENQTSNPTSDSYSFGSPNLTRNPSLKYTLTYILNHFENQTLNSHLNSNSHPKDKSCIIL from the exons ATGTTAAACACGAGGAGAAGGGAAGATTTTACCGATGCAAACAATAGTTCGGAGACAATTTGCACTAGTAAGGAAGTTAAAGGAATAAACCGCCTCCTTTTCGAGGGAGTGGTCGGAGGGTTTACATTTCACTGCATTTGTTTGATGCAACCTACAATCGTAGTTTCTGATCTACACAAACTCCCCTCTTGGGAAGGTGCATCCAATATGAGCAGCTGCGGAGGAATGAACAGCGATATCATTTGCAACAGATTGAAATTTGTTAAGCGACCGGACGAGATCACAG GAGATGATGACCCAAATGTCTACAGAGTGGAAATGTCCTGTGGACATGCTGTGGATCCCATTTCACTCACGGAATGGTGTCGGACCCGTATAAGCCAG GGTTATTTTAAATTCCACTGCCCTGCATTAATAGATGAGACAAatgaaggatgtggagaggaatggTCCTACATGGAGGTGTGCAGACACGCATTGCTCTCTGTTGAGGAACGGCAGATTTTTGAAGAGAAGCTTGCCACTCTCGCTGCTTCAAGTTACTGTGAATACAAACAG TGTCCTAGGTGTAAGAGTTATGTGGAAAGGAAAGATGAGACGAACATATCAGTGATTTGTTCAATCTGCACGGCCAACGATGGAaccccttttgaattttgctggCAATGTATGAAGAAGTGGAAAGGCCCAGCTCCACGCTCTGATAAATGTGATAATGAAGGATGCACTAATATTCAGCTGGAACCCTTGAAAATCTTGAAAAGTTGTAAAACAGAAACTTTACCTTACAGCAGTATTCAAAATTGTCCTATAATCCGTGCTTGTCCCACTTGTGGTTTGCTTATAGAACATCAAGATAAGTGCAGATATCTCGTGTGCATCAGATGCCATGTGGAATTTTGCTTTGCCTGCCTTAACACAAAGGCAATTTGCAGTGAATCATCTGAGTATTCTTTTCGTTGTGCTTTACCTGTAGCCCCAAGGCAAACAAGTATTCCAGTGTGGAATCATACTGAAAATCAGACCTCCAATCCCACTTCAGATTCCTATTCATTTGGCAGTCCAAATCTCACTCGAAATCCCTCTCTAAAATACACTCTTACTTATATTCTAAATCATTTTGAAAATCAAACTTTAAATTCCCATTTAAATTCTAATAGCCATCCCAAGGACAAGAGTTGTATAATTCTATAA